Proteins co-encoded in one Streptomyces roseochromogenus subsp. oscitans DS 12.976 genomic window:
- a CDS encoding quinone oxidoreductase family protein has protein sequence MRAIVMREFGGPEVLRLEDVPDPEPARGENLLDVRLAGVNYADVHARGNTYLAPVELPYIPGNEVVGTTPDGKRVVALTRGGGYAQKAAVHRRLQWEIPDEVTDEQAVPLALQGNSAYHLLFTVAQITKGQTVVIPAAAGGVGTLAVQLAHRAGARVIALAGTDEKRRLALELGATAAVDSSDEYGLAERILDAAGGPVHAALEMTGGATLRQTLDAVGPRGRLVVYGFAGGQLADVPVHTLLQKSITVAGFWLPHLYSDRTLPLAASMRQLFDAVANGTLKIVTGGIHPLADAAKVHGVLNSRTGTGKFSLDPTT, from the coding sequence GTGCGCGCCATTGTCATGAGGGAATTCGGCGGCCCCGAGGTCTTGCGACTGGAGGACGTCCCCGACCCCGAGCCCGCACGCGGGGAAAACCTGCTGGACGTGCGGCTGGCGGGTGTCAACTACGCAGATGTCCATGCCCGGGGAAACACCTACCTCGCACCGGTCGAGCTGCCCTACATCCCCGGCAACGAGGTCGTCGGCACCACACCGGACGGCAAACGCGTCGTGGCGCTGACCCGGGGCGGCGGCTACGCGCAGAAGGCGGCCGTCCACCGCAGGCTGCAATGGGAGATTCCCGACGAGGTCACCGACGAACAGGCGGTGCCGCTGGCACTGCAGGGAAACAGCGCGTACCACCTCCTCTTCACGGTCGCCCAGATCACCAAGGGGCAGACCGTCGTCATCCCCGCCGCGGCCGGCGGCGTCGGCACGCTGGCCGTTCAGTTGGCGCACCGGGCGGGCGCCCGGGTCATCGCCCTCGCCGGCACGGACGAGAAGCGTCGGCTGGCCCTGGAACTCGGGGCGACGGCTGCCGTCGACTCCTCCGACGAGTACGGCCTGGCCGAGCGGATCCTCGATGCGGCGGGAGGGCCGGTGCACGCCGCGTTGGAGATGACCGGCGGCGCCACGCTGCGCCAGACCCTCGACGCAGTCGGCCCGCGCGGCAGGCTCGTCGTGTACGGCTTCGCCGGCGGGCAGCTCGCCGACGTCCCCGTACACACGCTGCTCCAGAAGTCCATCACTGTCGCCGGTTTCTGGCTCCCCCATCTGTACTCCGACCGGACGCTCCCGCTGGCCGCGTCCATGAGGCAGCTCTTCGACGCCGTAGCCAACGGCACGCTCAAGATCGTGACTGGTGGGATCCACCCGCTGGCCGACGCGGCAAAGGTGCATGGAGTGCTCAACAGTCGTACGGGAACGGGCAAGTTCAGTCTCGACCCCACCACGTAA
- a CDS encoding IclR family transcriptional regulator domain-containing protein, with protein MSGQRGTGTSYADRFMRVQQAFITLGPGAHRLSEIAKTADLDDSTTGRMLTAGTYNNTFVRIDRGLYQLGSTVGDLGLHALAEDNLSGSEATEVLQSLRRATDDGLVFLYMRAPFGIAGRQCLDMAVGDSDLVELGMTPRDVLSVTRSLRTGASGRTILAFLPEQIQQRVAADPVPEEAGPGVIRDGDELLASLVDIRDQGYALGYQECMAKWNSVAAPVLWDGSIWGAVLLLKPMDVMPQAPLHYIYATITAAAALSRLGGAWPAD; from the coding sequence ATGAGTGGACAGCGTGGAACCGGGACCAGCTACGCCGACCGCTTCATGCGGGTGCAGCAGGCGTTCATCACGCTGGGCCCCGGTGCCCACCGGCTGTCCGAGATCGCCAAGACCGCCGATCTCGACGACTCCACCACCGGCCGCATGCTCACCGCCGGCACCTACAACAACACCTTCGTCCGCATCGACCGAGGCCTCTACCAGCTCGGCAGTACGGTCGGCGATCTCGGGCTCCACGCACTCGCCGAGGACAACCTCTCCGGCAGCGAGGCCACCGAGGTCCTGCAGAGCCTGCGCAGGGCGACCGACGACGGCTTGGTCTTCCTGTACATGAGAGCCCCGTTCGGCATCGCGGGCAGACAGTGCCTGGACATGGCCGTGGGGGATTCCGATCTCGTCGAGCTCGGCATGACGCCGCGTGACGTCCTCTCGGTCACCCGGTCGCTGCGCACCGGCGCCTCGGGCCGGACGATCCTCGCCTTCCTGCCCGAGCAGATCCAGCAGCGGGTGGCCGCCGATCCGGTCCCGGAGGAAGCCGGTCCCGGCGTCATCCGGGACGGCGACGAGCTGCTCGCCTCGCTCGTCGACATCCGCGACCAGGGGTACGCCTTGGGGTACCAGGAGTGCATGGCGAAGTGGAACTCCGTCGCCGCCCCAGTCCTCTGGGACGGCTCGATCTGGGGCGCGGTTCTGCTGCTCAAGCCCATGGACGTCATGCCCCAGGCTCCGCTGCACTACATCTACGCCACCATCACGGCGGCCGCCGCACTCAGCCGACTCGGCGGAGCCTGGCCGGCCGACTGA
- a CDS encoding MFS transporter translates to MSTTGVASAEAPLTDSPAPYRWRWAALFVILAAEVMDLLDAVVTNIAGPSMRADLGGGASTLQWLAAAYTLSMAVGLVTGGRLGDIHGRRRMFLVGAAGFTLGSLLCALSVSPEMLIAARVVQGLFGAVMLPQGLGMIKEMFPPKESQKAFGMFGPVMGLSAVCGPILAGWLVDADYFGTGWRMIFLINLPLGTAAFLGALRYLPRGRSGSRPRLDIPGMLLVSLGALLIIFPLVQGREYDWPLWTFLMMAASVVVFAAFGTYESRRSRAGRDPLVVPSLFRKRGFSGGMTLGLVFFSTMQGFMLVFNLYTQIGLGYSPLKAGLVMVPWSGGMIVGFGVAQGLTRFGRAVLQAGALVMAVGVFGVWLTLDLVGSGVGPWQLVPSLLVTGIGMGLLMAPFFDIVLASVEPHETGSASGTMTAVQQLGGAFGVALLGTVFFGLLGGGIATAVDHHADGLRGQLAAAHVAPAARERIVADLRRCASDRAVAKDPAATPASCTRLENDTRSAVTSPQAGARIPAALQATSSSAFRSGFGTVMRTILWIVDGMLALTFLLAFLLPRHARPEGSAGH, encoded by the coding sequence ATGTCCACCACCGGTGTCGCGTCCGCCGAGGCGCCGCTCACCGACTCACCAGCGCCCTACCGGTGGCGCTGGGCTGCGCTCTTCGTGATCCTGGCGGCCGAGGTCATGGATCTCCTCGACGCCGTAGTCACGAACATCGCCGGCCCCTCCATGCGGGCCGACCTCGGCGGCGGTGCCTCCACTCTGCAGTGGCTCGCCGCCGCCTACACGCTCTCGATGGCCGTCGGGCTCGTCACAGGGGGGCGGCTCGGGGACATTCACGGGCGGCGCCGGATGTTCCTGGTGGGAGCTGCCGGCTTCACCCTTGGTTCGCTGCTGTGCGCGCTGTCCGTGTCGCCCGAGATGCTGATCGCCGCACGCGTGGTCCAGGGCCTGTTCGGCGCGGTGATGCTGCCGCAAGGCCTCGGCATGATCAAGGAGATGTTCCCGCCGAAGGAGTCGCAGAAGGCCTTCGGCATGTTCGGACCGGTCATGGGACTGTCCGCGGTGTGCGGGCCGATCCTGGCGGGCTGGCTCGTGGACGCCGACTACTTCGGCACCGGCTGGCGGATGATCTTCCTGATCAACCTGCCGCTGGGTACCGCGGCCTTCCTCGGAGCCCTGCGCTATCTGCCGAGGGGCAGGTCCGGCAGCAGGCCGCGCCTGGACATCCCCGGCATGCTCCTCGTCTCACTGGGCGCACTGCTCATCATCTTCCCGCTGGTCCAGGGCCGTGAGTACGACTGGCCCCTGTGGACGTTCCTGATGATGGCCGCCTCGGTGGTCGTCTTCGCCGCCTTCGGCACGTACGAGTCGCGCCGCAGCAGGGCCGGTCGGGACCCGCTGGTCGTGCCGAGCCTCTTCCGCAAGCGTGGATTCAGCGGCGGTATGACCCTCGGGCTGGTCTTCTTCTCGACCATGCAGGGCTTCATGCTGGTCTTCAACCTGTACACCCAGATCGGCCTCGGCTATTCGCCGCTCAAGGCGGGCCTGGTGATGGTGCCCTGGTCGGGCGGCATGATCGTCGGCTTCGGCGTCGCTCAGGGTCTCACCCGGTTCGGGCGAGCCGTGCTGCAGGCGGGCGCGCTCGTCATGGCCGTCGGCGTATTCGGCGTGTGGCTGACCCTCGACCTGGTGGGCAGCGGCGTCGGCCCCTGGCAGCTCGTGCCGTCCCTGCTCGTCACCGGCATCGGTATGGGCCTGCTCATGGCGCCGTTCTTCGACATCGTGCTCGCCAGCGTCGAGCCGCACGAGACGGGCTCGGCATCCGGCACGATGACCGCGGTGCAGCAGCTCGGCGGCGCGTTCGGCGTGGCGCTCCTCGGCACCGTGTTCTTCGGTCTGCTGGGCGGCGGGATCGCCACCGCCGTCGACCACCACGCGGACGGCCTGCGCGGGCAGTTGGCCGCCGCGCACGTCGCACCCGCTGCTCGGGAACGCATCGTGGCGGACCTGCGCCGTTGCGCCTCGGACCGCGCCGTCGCCAAGGACCCCGCCGCGACCCCGGCCTCCTGTACCCGCCTGGAGAATGACACCCGGTCCGCCGTGACCTCACCTCAGGCCGGCGCGCGAATACCCGCCGCGCTGCAGGCCACCTCGTCATCGGCCTTCCGGAGCGGTTTCGGCACCGTCATGCGGACCATCCTGTGGATCGTCGACGGCATGCTCGCCCTGACCTTCCTGCTCGCCTTCCTCCTGCCGCGCCATGCACGCCCCGAGGGGTCCGCGGGGCACTGA
- a CDS encoding TetR/AcrR family transcriptional regulator, whose product MSDAAAGTPTPPPPSPWERGRPARAHVVPARTPLSRERVVEAAFTVLDRQGLDRLSMRQVAAELGVAVSALYAHVRSKDDLLELMYTRLFDGFEMPEPDPERWQEQVRDYARSGRRRLRSHRDMARISMAHVPFTAELLPHVETLLAVFRTAGLPDRIAAEAGDLISTYIDGFVLEEGMWQDRAAGGGGDGSSLARPDWREMADEMRNYFASLPATDFPHLRALAGLIVSDSSDERFDIGLEIILRGLASYLPDSSASASPDTGRVPDSGGVPDSG is encoded by the coding sequence ATGAGTGACGCGGCCGCCGGTACCCCGACACCTCCTCCGCCGTCCCCCTGGGAACGCGGACGTCCCGCTCGCGCCCACGTCGTCCCCGCGCGCACACCGCTGTCGCGCGAACGGGTCGTCGAGGCCGCCTTCACCGTGCTGGACCGCCAGGGCCTCGACAGGCTGTCGATGCGTCAGGTGGCCGCCGAGCTGGGGGTCGCGGTCTCCGCCCTCTATGCCCATGTCCGCTCCAAGGACGACCTCCTGGAGTTGATGTACACCCGGCTCTTCGACGGCTTCGAGATGCCCGAACCCGACCCGGAGCGATGGCAGGAGCAGGTGCGGGACTACGCCCGCTCCGGACGGCGGCGCCTGCGGTCCCACCGGGACATGGCCCGGATCTCCATGGCCCATGTCCCCTTCACCGCCGAACTGCTGCCCCACGTCGAGACGTTGCTCGCCGTCTTCCGGACGGCCGGGCTGCCCGACCGCATCGCGGCGGAGGCCGGTGACCTCATCTCCACCTATATCGACGGGTTCGTCCTGGAGGAGGGCATGTGGCAGGACCGCGCCGCCGGAGGCGGCGGTGACGGTTCGTCACTGGCCCGCCCAGACTGGCGCGAGATGGCCGACGAGATGCGGAACTACTTCGCGTCCCTGCCCGCGACGGACTTTCCCCATCTGCGCGCCCTGGCCGGGCTGATCGTGTCGGACTCCTCCGACGAGCGCTTCGACATCGGCCTGGAGATCATCCTGCGCGGCCTGGCGAGCTACCTGCCGGACTCGTCGGCCTCCGCGAGCCCTGACACCGGCCGAGTTCCGGACTCCGGCGGGGTTCCGGACTCCGGCTGA
- a CDS encoding NAD-dependent epimerase/dehydratase family protein — translation MSDDARDGADTGTNVVVTGAAGFIGSHLVEELRRSGKNVVGIDRKTGWPEVEISASDGLGYLRTIRRDLVSADLDICLKNASAVFHLAALPGVRPSWTQFPEYLHCNVLATQRLLDACVRLGVPRVVVASSSSVYGGVADGAMNEDDIPHPLSPYGVTKLAAERLALAFAARPDAALSVTALRFFTVYGPGQRPDMFISRVIRATLGGEPVEIFGDGAQIRDFVHVSDVVRALQLAATAPACGVLNIGTGHAVSVNEVLALTGELTGLVPDARYGPARLGDVRATTADVGRARLRLGFRARTDLRTGLAAQIEWTRRSLAGTPPRQAASSVGMTPTRRS, via the coding sequence ATGTCGGATGACGCGCGCGACGGGGCCGACACAGGTACGAACGTCGTGGTCACCGGTGCGGCGGGTTTCATCGGATCCCATCTCGTCGAGGAGTTGCGGCGGTCCGGAAAAAACGTGGTGGGGATTGACCGGAAAACCGGTTGGCCGGAAGTCGAGATCTCAGCGTCGGACGGACTGGGATACCTCCGTACGATTCGAAGAGATCTTGTCTCAGCCGATCTCGATATCTGTCTGAAAAACGCCTCCGCGGTTTTCCACTTAGCCGCGTTACCAGGCGTCCGGCCGTCCTGGACGCAATTTCCCGAGTATCTGCACTGCAATGTGCTGGCCACGCAGCGCCTGCTGGACGCCTGTGTCCGCCTGGGCGTCCCGCGCGTGGTCGTGGCCTCCTCCTCCAGTGTCTACGGCGGTGTCGCGGACGGCGCGATGAACGAGGACGACATCCCGCACCCGCTGTCCCCCTACGGGGTCACCAAGCTCGCCGCCGAACGGCTCGCCCTCGCCTTCGCCGCGCGCCCGGACGCCGCGCTCTCGGTGACCGCTCTGCGTTTCTTCACGGTCTACGGCCCCGGCCAGCGCCCGGACATGTTCATCTCCCGGGTCATCCGCGCCACCCTCGGCGGTGAGCCCGTCGAGATCTTCGGCGACGGCGCCCAGATCCGTGACTTCGTCCATGTCTCCGATGTGGTGCGCGCGCTGCAACTGGCCGCGACTGCCCCCGCGTGCGGCGTCCTGAACATCGGCACGGGCCACGCCGTCTCGGTCAACGAAGTCCTCGCCCTCACCGGGGAGTTGACCGGTCTGGTGCCTGACGCCCGGTACGGCCCGGCGCGCCTCGGCGATGTGCGCGCGACCACGGCCGATGTCGGCCGCGCCCGGCTCCGCCTCGGTTTCCGCGCCCGCACCGACCTGCGGACGGGGCTGGCCGCACAGATCGAGTGGACCCGGCGGTCGCTGGCCGGGACACCGCCACGGCAGGCCGCCTCGTCCGTCGGGATGACGCCCACCCGCCGGTCGTAG